One Aciduliprofundum boonei T469 genomic region harbors:
- the endA gene encoding tRNA-intron lyase, with the protein MKRTICNSLADKLYSRGFGNRDGKCIELSWVEFAYLSEKGILDYDFEDVVKKASREVPNFDILFIVYRDLRERGYVLKDRGNYFMGRKNYSMAFYPLSDMDYFDVSEFVEKQYPLILSIVDFDGEVTYYLVDMVEPKGTYFKIPKEELNFEIYGKRAFVFTNLQDFENLTYGRNEGTWGHLSLLEIKYLAENGVVGKNPQVEGVYDIYKDLRNRGLIVKSGFKYGTHFRVYENSMEEHSKYLVHLISEREEIQKISRAVRVAHGVRKTLLLAHNLNGKIVYFSVSWIRP; encoded by the coding sequence ATGAAAAGAACAATTTGCAACTCTCTTGCGGACAAGCTTTATTCAAGAGGTTTTGGGAATAGAGATGGGAAATGCATAGAACTCTCTTGGGTTGAGTTTGCATATCTCTCCGAGAAAGGAATTTTGGATTACGATTTTGAAGATGTTGTTAAGAAAGCATCTAGAGAAGTACCAAATTTTGATATTCTATTCATCGTTTACAGGGATTTGAGGGAGCGTGGCTATGTTTTGAAGGATAGGGGCAATTATTTTATGGGCCGCAAGAACTATTCAATGGCTTTTTACCCTCTTTCCGATATGGATTATTTTGATGTGAGTGAATTTGTAGAGAAGCAATACCCCTTAATCCTATCCATCGTGGATTTTGATGGAGAAGTAACCTATTATTTGGTTGATATGGTAGAGCCTAAGGGAACTTATTTCAAAATTCCCAAAGAAGAGCTGAATTTTGAGATTTATGGGAAAAGGGCTTTTGTTTTTACAAATTTGCAGGATTTTGAGAATTTGACATATGGAAGGAACGAGGGAACATGGGGGCATCTTAGCCTGCTTGAAATTAAATACCTTGCGGAAAATGGGGTGGTGGGAAAAAATCCACAAGTTGAAGGAGTTTATGATATTTACAAGGATTTGAGAAATAGGGGTTTGATAGTAAAATCGGGATTCAAATACGGCACTCATTTTAGAGTTTATGAGAATAGTATGGAAGAGCATTCCAAGTACCTCGTTCATTTAATTTCCGAGAGAGAAGAGATTCAGAAGATAAGCCGTGCAGTTCGTGTTGCCCATGGAGTTAGAAAAACTCTGCTTCTTGCACATAATTTAAATGGGAAAATTGTTTATTTCAGTGTATCTTGGATCAGGCCTTAA
- a CDS encoding PKD domain-containing protein, translating into MKVRMVETVKIKAVVILSILVIAIGIPAIYYASTERQPTNNPPVAIITAPSRGYTDTPIEFSAANSIDDGFILTYIWDFGDGTKSAGKIVYHTYREEGNYTVTLVVYDNEGAYSYAKKMITIEKKQVKEIKVSVNELLKNVSAYIGKEVVVDGIFGYGRNYSFFLVNNSGYRGIRVYVEPGAQRPETMHYGDILEVRARFTVYRNEFELKVENNSKDYVKIIGSGGKNTYANITLQNWQEYNNSFIHLTGKVTKVYASYRYSIGPLTVYISFNANRTGSPAVGDVFEVQGFLTYYRSYKYNVSYMEIYVRNSTADFSKYVKSTYQNVSMNSLLEEPDTYNNSAVHIPSAFVISSYASWNFEVSDNISNNASMHVYVERGGIVKGMIFNGAKVEIWGNLVLYRGQWEIKIRNATTDKVLVLSKPEYKNISVDKLLGNPQVYNGSNVHSWGIISWLYQNESSHFTLFGLFWNGSEVKVVGFNGSSIGSIQEGYYADVYGEFTSYRGEWEIKIRPKSYDYVVAHPQSYRTTNITSILKAPEDYNNTLVYVPYAKVKNVFANWLFWVSNNVSNPNDLSVYVERGGIVNGTPYFNATVEIWGMVTQYNGSWELKIRNNTDDKVVVISNATYKEVSITTLLSSPFKYNNTLVYVPEATVVSVYNASWLFWISNSTNSTEDVSVYVEKGAHIDAQVYVGAKVEVWGMVTRFNGKWEIKIRANSGDNVKLITPISNYTVVNITELLENTSAYNGTLVEIPNATVVNVYASWLFWVSNSTADIKDIAVYAEKGVKVPTLGKGDTVKIYGNVTYHNGSYEILLRTGTQDKVVVLHSSAKYVNLSYLHEVDSNGTLIHLGEQVIVNATVISSPGVFSFTSSSGKPILKMYVEDSTGGVLVFGYDMDYAKLNLTEGDMVQIRGTIAQYNGEAELKISSLNYITYLRKGTVPSPLVIPTGYFSNWSAAEKVEGMLVKVHGTVTSVNQNYGYFYLDDGSGAVEIYAKAAGIDISNISQGENLTVIGVVSQYDKTSPYTSYYEILPRYASDIMQNNTSSKVSDKNFVGNWKDSEFGTYLEEVYVWRIDTVLIAADMWVH; encoded by the coding sequence ATGAAGGTTAGAATGGTGGAAACTGTCAAGATAAAAGCGGTGGTAATTCTATCAATCCTCGTTATTGCTATAGGCATTCCCGCCATATATTATGCTTCAACAGAAAGGCAACCTACAAACAATCCTCCCGTGGCCATAATAACCGCCCCGTCTAGGGGATATACGGATACTCCCATAGAATTTTCCGCAGCTAATTCTATTGATGATGGTTTTATTCTAACTTACATTTGGGATTTTGGAGACGGAACAAAATCTGCCGGTAAGATTGTGTATCACACTTACAGAGAAGAGGGGAACTATACCGTTACTTTGGTGGTATATGATAATGAGGGAGCATACTCCTATGCAAAGAAAATGATCACCATTGAGAAAAAGCAAGTCAAGGAAATTAAGGTATCAGTTAATGAATTATTAAAGAATGTTTCTGCTTACATAGGTAAGGAAGTTGTTGTGGATGGTATATTTGGATATGGACGCAATTACAGTTTCTTCCTTGTAAATAATTCAGGGTACAGAGGTATAAGGGTTTATGTAGAACCTGGAGCTCAAAGGCCAGAAACTATGCATTATGGAGATATCTTGGAAGTTCGTGCAAGATTTACAGTTTATAGAAATGAATTCGAGTTGAAAGTTGAGAACAATAGCAAGGATTATGTGAAAATAATAGGGTCTGGTGGAAAGAACACTTATGCTAATATAACCCTTCAAAATTGGCAAGAATACAACAATTCATTTATCCATCTAACGGGTAAGGTAACAAAGGTTTATGCCTCTTATAGATATTCCATAGGTCCCTTAACTGTTTACATATCCTTCAATGCCAACCGTACTGGGTCTCCTGCAGTAGGGGATGTTTTTGAAGTTCAAGGATTTTTAACTTATTATCGTTCTTACAAGTACAATGTGAGCTATATGGAAATTTATGTGCGCAACTCCACGGCTGATTTCTCCAAATATGTAAAATCTACCTATCAAAATGTGTCTATGAACTCTTTGCTTGAAGAACCAGATACTTACAATAACTCTGCCGTGCATATTCCATCAGCATTTGTCATATCTTCCTACGCTTCTTGGAATTTTGAGGTGAGCGATAACATAAGCAATAATGCATCTATGCATGTTTATGTTGAAAGAGGAGGTATTGTCAAGGGAATGATATTTAATGGCGCAAAGGTAGAAATATGGGGAAATTTAGTGCTCTATCGTGGGCAGTGGGAGATAAAAATTAGAAATGCTACAACTGATAAGGTTTTAGTTTTGAGCAAGCCAGAATATAAGAATATATCCGTAGATAAACTCCTTGGAAATCCACAAGTTTACAATGGAAGCAATGTGCACTCTTGGGGAATAATAAGTTGGTTATATCAGAATGAGAGCTCTCATTTTACCCTCTTCGGGCTTTTCTGGAATGGAAGCGAGGTAAAAGTTGTAGGATTCAATGGTTCTAGTATAGGGAGTATTCAAGAGGGATACTATGCAGATGTTTATGGAGAATTCACCTCTTATAGGGGAGAATGGGAGATTAAAATCAGGCCCAAGAGCTATGATTATGTTGTGGCACATCCTCAAAGTTATAGAACGACAAATATCACTTCAATCCTTAAAGCTCCTGAAGATTACAACAACACTTTAGTTTATGTGCCTTATGCGAAGGTTAAAAATGTGTTTGCAAACTGGCTTTTCTGGGTTAGCAATAATGTTTCAAATCCTAATGATTTGTCAGTGTATGTTGAGCGTGGCGGGATTGTAAATGGCACTCCTTATTTCAACGCTACAGTGGAAATATGGGGTATGGTCACGCAGTACAATGGCTCATGGGAGCTGAAAATAAGAAACAATACAGATGACAAAGTTGTTGTGATTAGCAACGCAACATATAAAGAGGTATCAATAACCACGCTCTTGAGCTCACCTTTTAAGTATAACAATACTTTGGTTTATGTACCTGAGGCAACGGTGGTGAGTGTATACAATGCCTCCTGGCTATTCTGGATAAGTAATTCCACAAATTCCACCGAGGATGTTAGCGTATATGTGGAAAAAGGAGCTCATATAGATGCCCAGGTTTATGTCGGAGCGAAGGTTGAAGTGTGGGGTATGGTTACCCGATTTAATGGGAAATGGGAGATAAAGATAAGGGCAAACTCTGGGGATAATGTCAAGCTCATAACCCCAATTAGCAATTACACGGTGGTTAATATAACAGAACTCTTGGAGAATACAAGCGCTTATAATGGTACCCTTGTGGAAATACCAAATGCCACGGTGGTAAATGTATACGCTTCTTGGTTATTCTGGGTAAGCAATTCCACTGCGGATATCAAGGATATTGCAGTTTATGCTGAGAAAGGTGTGAAAGTCCCAACCTTGGGCAAAGGTGATACTGTCAAGATTTATGGAAATGTTACATATCATAATGGCTCATACGAGATACTTTTGCGGACAGGTACGCAAGATAAAGTCGTGGTTTTGCATTCCTCCGCTAAATATGTGAATCTGTCCTATTTGCACGAGGTGGATAGCAATGGGACTCTTATACATCTAGGCGAGCAAGTTATCGTGAATGCAACGGTTATTTCTTCTCCAGGGGTATTTTCGTTCACCTCAAGCAGTGGAAAGCCCATACTGAAAATGTATGTGGAAGATTCCACGGGGGGTGTTTTGGTATTTGGTTATGATATGGATTATGCAAAGTTGAATTTAACGGAAGGAGATATGGTACAGATTAGGGGTACAATAGCGCAGTATAATGGGGAAGCAGAGCTTAAGATATCATCTCTTAATTACATAACTTATCTTAGAAAAGGGACAGTACCAAGTCCTCTGGTCATACCTACTGGGTATTTCTCCAATTGGAGCGCTGCAGAGAAGGTTGAGGGCATGCTTGTAAAAGTTCACGGCACTGTCACAAGCGTAAACCAGAATTATGGATATTTTTATCTGGATGATGGGAGCGGTGCAGTAGAGATATATGCAAAAGCAGCAGGCATAGATATTTCAAATATTTCTCAGGGGGAGAATCTAACGGTTATAGGTGTAGTGTCTCAATACGATAAGACATCGCCTTACACCAGTTATTATGAGATATTGCCTAGATATGCATCGGATATAATGCAGAATAATACATCATCGAAAGTTAGTGATAAAAATTTTGTAGGAAATTGGAAAGATAGTGAATTTGGTACATACTTGGAAGAGGTGTATGTATGGAGGATAGATACTGTCCTAATTGCGGCAGATATGTGGGTTCATTAG
- a CDS encoding zinc ribbon domain-containing protein, translating to MEDRYCPNCGRYVGSLEVCPYCGTKIPKHTGYYYAKYGALTFALIGIVLLLIFAQNVPVQYVHIKDISQTYNYGTVEIKGIVSSAPSLIVYKEGSATLYIDVDDGTGIMSVHVYSPTVEKLAKANKLPGYGEYVDVIGEVYIRGSNIYMIVNSPEEINIIKPKPVQMSIADINSIEYPYAKYVRVELNATVLKVYETSRGSYVLNITDGTGYMDMYLPYSVVYFSNMDVKSLEGKKINVVGSIEWYGSFMNGYWELIPSDINDIKVIG from the coding sequence ATGGAGGATAGATACTGTCCTAATTGCGGCAGATATGTGGGTTCATTAGAAGTTTGCCCGTACTGTGGCACTAAGATACCAAAGCATACCGGGTATTATTACGCAAAATATGGTGCTTTAACATTTGCTCTCATAGGTATAGTTCTCCTTTTAATATTTGCTCAAAATGTGCCTGTACAGTATGTGCACATAAAGGACATATCTCAAACATATAATTACGGCACTGTTGAGATAAAAGGTATAGTTTCTTCTGCACCATCCTTGATAGTTTATAAGGAGGGATCCGCTACACTTTACATAGATGTGGATGATGGCACTGGAATAATGAGCGTGCATGTGTATAGTCCAACTGTAGAAAAATTGGCAAAGGCGAATAAGCTCCCGGGATATGGCGAGTATGTGGATGTCATAGGAGAGGTGTATATAAGGGGAAGCAACATTTATATGATTGTTAACTCACCGGAGGAGATTAATATAATCAAGCCAAAACCCGTGCAGATGAGTATAGCGGATATTAATAGTATAGAATATCCTTATGCAAAATATGTGAGGGTTGAGTTGAATGCAACCGTTCTAAAAGTTTATGAAACTTCGAGGGGTAGTTATGTCCTAAATATAACTGATGGGACAGGTTATATGGATATGTATCTTCCATATTCGGTGGTGTATTTTAGCAATATGGATGTAAAATCTCTTGAAGGTAAGAAAATAAATGTGGTGGGTTCTATAGAATGGTATGGCAGTTTTATGAATGGCTATTGGGAACTCATACCAAGCGACATTAATGATATAAAGGTGATAGGATGA
- a CDS encoding zinc ribbon domain-containing protein, with amino-acid sequence MKCPSCGRDIPDDSEICPYCTASIKHRVRIKAIYVIALSLVILAASYGVLAYYGGEVPITKIKDLGLTDNYNFIRLHGKVEGYPWVYENDYQVTSFRFKLNDGTGTVTVKLYGNVIKRMVELHKIPAMGDTVDIKGTYMYSSNSLILNNIDYLEIESPKHKGLNISDIINAAPWDYKNGAKVFVSGNITSVREFSFGFICTIDEKLDVLIPRAYYSLHILNISKMGSAYTKFYGALQFYQPVAPSDTYKVVNLPDLLSHPEAYNGTYIRITWARVMDRNLLTNTITVYSNGSSIPVYVRNGVKYYTPGTYVEIQGKFVNYKGTWEISVSHKNDFVTEPKWELIADPTYKVLEKKEYVPNGPMKEFSLVEIKGSVVDYRMFSYSASLTIWGNNQSYVVYVENKAMMKNIDYGRPVVIRGIVTYYNGQPEIKVRPFTGDLVEVTG; translated from the coding sequence ATGAAATGTCCCAGTTGTGGCAGGGATATTCCCGACGATTCCGAGATATGCCCATACTGCACAGCCAGTATAAAACACAGGGTTAGGATTAAAGCAATATATGTTATAGCATTATCTTTGGTAATCCTTGCTGCATCCTATGGGGTGTTGGCGTATTATGGGGGAGAAGTTCCTATAACAAAGATAAAAGATTTGGGACTTACTGATAATTATAATTTCATCCGTTTGCATGGGAAAGTGGAAGGATATCCTTGGGTTTATGAAAATGATTATCAGGTAACCTCATTTAGATTCAAATTAAATGATGGTACTGGCACGGTGACTGTTAAGTTATATGGTAATGTTATAAAAAGAATGGTTGAACTGCATAAAATTCCGGCTATGGGGGATACTGTAGATATCAAAGGTACCTATATGTATAGTTCGAACTCTTTAATTTTGAACAATATAGATTATTTGGAGATAGAGAGCCCAAAACATAAGGGTTTGAATATAAGCGATATTATCAATGCCGCTCCATGGGACTATAAGAATGGTGCTAAGGTTTTTGTAAGTGGGAATATAACAAGTGTAAGAGAATTCAGTTTCGGGTTTATATGCACTATAGATGAGAAACTTGATGTTTTAATTCCCCGTGCTTACTACTCTCTACACATCTTGAACATAAGTAAAATGGGGTCTGCTTATACTAAATTTTATGGTGCTCTGCAGTTCTATCAGCCCGTTGCCCCTTCGGATACATACAAGGTTGTTAATCTTCCAGATTTGCTCTCCCATCCAGAGGCTTATAATGGAACATATATTAGAATTACCTGGGCAAGAGTTATGGATAGGAATCTCTTAACCAATACTATAACTGTTTATTCAAACGGCTCTTCAATTCCAGTTTATGTTAGAAATGGGGTGAAGTATTATACTCCTGGAACCTATGTGGAGATTCAAGGAAAATTTGTAAATTACAAGGGCACATGGGAAATTTCTGTATCTCATAAGAACGATTTTGTAACAGAGCCAAAGTGGGAGTTGATAGCAGACCCAACATACAAAGTTTTAGAGAAAAAAGAGTATGTGCCAAATGGCCCTATGAAAGAGTTCTCCCTTGTTGAGATTAAAGGCAGCGTCGTAGATTACCGTATGTTCTCTTATTCTGCGAGCTTAACCATTTGGGGCAACAACCAAAGCTATGTGGTTTATGTTGAGAATAAGGCAATGATGAAAAATATAGATTATGGAAGGCCTGTTGTTATTAGGGGTATCGTTACATATTATAATGGTCAGCCGGAGATAAAGGTTAGACCATTTACCGGTGATTTGGTGGAGGTGACTGGATGA
- a CDS encoding tripartite tricarboxylate transporter permease codes for MTIAYLLMAIAFVIIGALIGSALSMLPGLHVYNVIGFFLLFYFTASFVLDPMLMVLMLIGMLVSYAFVFTIPSIYFSAPDDSTMFVLMPSLRYLKEGRGHEAVVLIATGALTGLFAIVLVVPLFMGPLSIVWDIVSTHLHWIIGAVIAYMLLSEFPKDFGRHKNPLHGLKEGWKTIMAGYLTFFLSSILGIITFSKTIVPANHAFQSLMAPLIGLFATSSIILNLISKYEIPEQNIPKSIDSTPKELLHGAVAGSSGGLFAAFLPAVTAGVGGYMASHGFAQKGDKSFLVSMGASRVVYYVGAIALFFLPVLHLRRGALAMGINLFFTPESVQQFYLVDMGIAIAGIYAFFVVIYASKFLAKRIYKINPKVLNLIVLGIVVMLVYFMTSWQGLIIMSVATAIGLIPVLFNSRRSHCLAVILVPIWLNMSGIALGGLFGLW; via the coding sequence ATGACAATAGCATATCTACTTATGGCTATAGCGTTTGTGATAATAGGCGCCCTGATAGGCTCTGCTTTATCAATGCTTCCCGGCTTGCATGTTTACAATGTGATTGGCTTCTTCTTGCTGTTTTATTTCACGGCATCATTCGTTCTTGATCCTATGCTGATGGTTCTTATGCTTATAGGTATGCTGGTAAGCTATGCCTTTGTATTCACAATTCCTTCAATATATTTCAGTGCTCCTGACGATTCCACAATGTTTGTTCTTATGCCCTCTTTAAGGTATCTCAAGGAGGGACGTGGTCACGAAGCTGTTGTGCTCATAGCTACTGGTGCTTTAACGGGATTGTTTGCAATAGTTCTCGTAGTTCCCCTGTTCATGGGACCTTTATCTATTGTTTGGGATATTGTCTCTACTCATCTTCACTGGATAATAGGAGCTGTTATTGCCTATATGCTTCTTTCAGAGTTTCCAAAAGATTTTGGAAGACACAAGAATCCTCTTCATGGCTTGAAAGAAGGGTGGAAGACCATTATGGCAGGGTATCTCACTTTCTTTCTATCCTCTATCCTGGGTATAATAACATTCAGTAAAACTATAGTTCCTGCAAATCATGCATTTCAGAGCCTTATGGCTCCATTAATTGGTTTATTTGCAACATCTTCCATCATACTTAATTTGATTTCAAAGTACGAGATTCCCGAGCAAAATATACCAAAGAGCATAGATTCCACCCCCAAAGAACTGCTTCATGGTGCAGTAGCTGGCTCTTCTGGAGGTCTATTTGCAGCATTTCTACCAGCGGTAACCGCCGGTGTTGGAGGTTATATGGCATCCCATGGCTTTGCTCAGAAGGGAGACAAAAGCTTCTTGGTATCTATGGGTGCATCTCGTGTGGTTTACTATGTGGGAGCTATAGCCCTATTCTTCCTTCCAGTTTTGCATTTGCGCCGTGGTGCTTTGGCTATGGGTATAAACTTGTTCTTCACACCGGAGAGTGTTCAGCAGTTCTACCTTGTGGATATGGGTATTGCGATAGCTGGGATATATGCATTCTTTGTTGTAATTTATGCCTCCAAGTTCCTTGCTAAGAGAATATACAAGATAAATCCAAAGGTTCTGAATTTGATAGTTCTCGGTATTGTAGTTATGCTGGTTTATTTTATGACCTCTTGGCAGGGATTGATAATAATGTCCGTGGCTACAGCTATAGGCCTAATACCCGTGCTTTTCAACTCACGCCGCTCTCACTGTCTTGCGGTTATCCTTGTTCCGATATGGTTGAATATGAGTGGAATAGCCCTCGGTGGCTTATTCGGGTTGTGGTGA